The following proteins come from a genomic window of Haliaeetus albicilla chromosome 23, bHalAlb1.1, whole genome shotgun sequence:
- the ATP7A gene encoding copper-transporting ATPase 1 has product MEAKSIVIGVEGMTCNSCVQTIEQHVGKMNGIHNIKVSLEDKNAVVIYDSKLQTPATLQEAIYDMGFDATSADSNPQPVLPDTIFLAIPTQSALTSKQICSTLLKNKGILDVKLSSDQKTAVVTFISSIINGKQIMQMVPGVDLSIFAPEVTPGTCEDSSWSQASSVVLRLKVEGMTCHSCTSTIEGKIGKLQGIQRIKVSLDNREAVVVYQPHLITAEEIKHQIEAAGFTASFKKQPRPLKLSAIDLERLRNTQTKGSETALKENSNVNNTKTIVFRIDGMHCRSCVLNIQSTISALPSVTSIVVSLEKNSAIINYNPNLISVDVLRKAIEAVSPETFKVSLPDEYENVALFSTLASPLKSPHPALKDASQPLTQVVVINIEGMTCNSCVQSIEGVISQKAGVKSIHVSLSNCNATIEYDPLQTCPEDLQSSIEDMGFDASLSAKAELPVGIAQPSAEVQLESHKTEPPSKVSATHLARQETKTISKCYVQVTGMTCASCVANIERNLRREDGIHSILVALMAGKAEVRYNPAVIHPSAIAELIRELGFGATVMENCGEGDGILELVVRGMTCASCVHKIESTLMKTNGVLYCSVALATNKAHIKYDPEIIGPRDVIQVIKDLGFTPSLVKKDRSASHLDHKQEIRQWKRSFVVSLVFCIPVMGLMIYMMVMDSQLADARAHHNMSNEEMEALHSSMVLEYQLLPGLSVMNFLSFLLCVPVQMFGGWHFYIQAYKALKHKTANMDVLIVLATSIAFVYSFVILLVAMAEKAKVNPVTFFDTPPMLFVFISLGRWLEHVAKGKTSEALARLISLQATEATIVTLGPDNVLLSEEQVDVELVQRGDIVKVIPGGKFPVDGHVIEGHSMVDESLITGEAMPVTKKPGNTVIAGSINQNGSLLISATHVGADTTLSQIVKLVEEAQTSKAPIQQFADKLSGYFVPSIVAVSVVTLFAWIIIGFVDFEIVEKYFLGYNKSISTAEVIIRFAFQASITVLCIACPCSLGLATPTAVMVGTGVGAQNGILIKGGEPLEMAHKVKVVVFDKTGTITHGTPEVMQVKFLVESNQLPHNKMLAIVGTAESNSEHPLGVAITKYCKKELESETLGTCTDFQVVPGCGISCKVTNIEALLYRKNEMVEENNIKNVTLVKIEENRDESVQPALIIDAELPTTLTSQKYSVLIGNREWMNRNGLLVKNEVDKAMTEHERRGRTAVLAAVDGVLCGLIAIADTVKPEAELAVYTLKGMGLEVVLMTGDNSKTARSIASQVGITKVFAEVLPSHKVAKVKQLQDEGKRVAMVGDGINDSPALAMANVGIAIGTGTDVAIEAADVVLIRDDLMDVVASIDLSRKTVKRIRINFVFALIYNLIGVPIAAGVFLPIGLVLQPWMGSAAMAASSVSVVLSSLLLKMYQKPSAEKLEFRARGQMRHKSPSQISVHIGIDETGTGSPKLSLMDQIINYSRASINSLFSDKRSVNSIVLNEPDKHSLLVGDFGEDDDTAL; this is encoded by the exons ATGGAGGCAAAATCCATAGTCATTGGTGTGGAGGGGATGACATGCAATTCCTGTGTTCAAACCATTGAACAGCATGTCGGGAAGATGAATGGCATCCATAACATTAAA GTATCTCTAGAGGATAAGAATGCAGTCGTCATTTATGACTCAAAACTGCAGACTCCAGCAACACTGCAGGAAGCAATATATGACATGGGATTTGATGCTACATCAGCTGATTCAAACCCACAACCTGTTTTACCTGACACTATTTTTCTTGCAATTCCTACTCAGTCAGCTCTAACGTCTAAACAGATTTGTAGTACACTTCTAAAGAACAAAGGTATCTTGGATGTTAAATTGTCCTCCGATCAAAAAACTGCAGTGGTGACTTTCATTTCTTCCATTATAAATGGCAAGCAGATTATGCAAATGGTCCCAGGAGTAGATTTAAGTATCTTTGCACCAGAGGTAACGCCTGGAACTTGTGAAGATTCCAGCTGGTCTCAAGCGAGTAGCGTTGTGCTGCGCCTGAAAGTAGAGGGGATGACCTGTCACTCCTGCACCAGCACCATTGAGGGGAAGATTGGCAAATTGCAAGGAATTCAGCGGATTAAAG TGTCCCTGGACAATCGGGAAGCTGTTGTTGTCTACCAGCCTCATCTAAttacagcagaagaaataaaacatcaaaTTGAAGCTGCGGGTTTCACAGCATCTTTCAAAAAGCAGCCTAGACCCCTCAAGCTCAGTGCTATTGACCTGGAAAGGTTGAGGAATACTCAGACCAAAGGCTCGGAGACAGCACTGAAAGAAAACTCAAATGTGAATAATACAAAGACAATTGTCTTCAGAATTGATGGCATGCACTGCCGTTCATGTGTCCTCAATATTCAGAGTACCATATCAGCACTCCCATCAGTAACAAGTATAGTTGTTTCATTAGAGAAGAACTCTGCTATTATAAACTATAACCCAAACTTAATTAGCGTAGATGTACTGAGAAAAGCCATAGAGGCAGTGTCTCCAGAGACATTTAAAGTCAGCCTTCCTGACGAATACGAAAATGTAGCACTTTTCTCCACGCTGGCTTCTCCACTGAAGTCTCCTCATCCTGCTTTGAAGGATGCTAGCCAGCCACTTACTCAAGTTGTTGTGATAAATATTGAGGGAATGACTTGCAACTCTTGTGTGCAGTCCATTGAGGGAGTCATATCCCAAAAGGCAGGTGTAAAATCTATTCATGTCTCTCTCTCAAATTGTAATGCGACTATAGAATATGACCCTCTCCAAACATGCCCAGAAGACTTGCAATCCTCAATAGAGGATATGGGATTTGATGCGTCTTTATCAG CAAAGGCAGAACTACCTGTGGGAATAGCTCAGCCCTCAGCAGAAGTGCAGCTGGAATCTCACAAAACCGAGCCTCCTTCCAAAGTGTCAGCAACCCACCTTGCTAGACAAGAGACAAAGACTATATCAAAGTGCTACGTCCAAGTCACAGGAATGACATGTGCTTCGTGTGTAGCCAACATTGAGAGAAACTTGAGAAGAGAAGATG gAATACATTCAATACTTGTTGCCCTCATGGCAGGAAAGGCAGAAGTGAGGTATAATCCTGCTGTCATACACCCTTCAGCTATTGCAGAGCTCATACGGGAGCTGGGATTTGGAGCTACTGTGATGGAAAACTGTGGTGAAGGAGATGGAATTCTGGAACTTGTT GTGAGAGGAATGACATGTGCTTCTTGTGTACACAAAATAGAATCCACCCTCATGAAGACTAATGGTGTTTTATACTGCTCAGTAGCTCTTGCAACCAACAAAGCACACATTAAATACGATCCTGAAATTATAGGTCCTCGAGATGTTATACAAGTGATAAAG gaTTTGGGTTTCACTCCTTCGTTAGTCAAAAAAGATAGATCTGCTAGTCATCTAGATCACAAACAGGAAATAAGGCA gTGGAAAAGGTCTTTTGTCGTGAgtcttgttttctgtattcCTGTCATGGGGCTGATGATTTACATGATGGTTATGGACAGTCAGCTTGCAGATGCTCGTGCACATCACAACATGAGCAATGAGGAGATGGAGGCCCTTCACTCCTCTATGGTCCTGGAATACCAGCTCCTACCAGGATTGTCTGTTATGAATTTTCTGTCGTTTTTACTCTGTGTCCCTGTACAG atgtTTGGAGGCTGGCACTTCTATATACAGGCATACAAAGCACTGAAGCACAAAACTGCAAATATGGACGTGCTCATTGTTTTGGCAACCTCCATTGCATTCGTCTACTCGTTTGTTATTCTTCTAGTTGCAATGGCTGAGAAAGCAAAAGTGAACCCTGTAACTTTCTTTGACACACCTCCTATGCTGTTTGTGTTCATCTCTTTGGGCCGGTGGCTAGAGCATGTTGCAAAG GGTAAAACATCAGAAGCACTGGCAAGACTAATTTCATTACAAGCTACTGAAGCTACTATTGTTACCTTGGGCCCTGATAACGTTCTTTTAAG TGAAGAGCAAGTTGATGTCGAACTGGTTCAACGAGGTGACATTGTCAAAGTGATCCCAGGAGGCAAATTCCCAGTGGATGGTCATGTTATTGAAGGACACTCTATGGTAGACGAATCTCTTATCACAG GTGAAGCGATGCCTGTGACTAAAAAACCTGGCAATACAGTTATTGCAGGTTCCATTAATCAGAATGGATCACTACTGATTTCAGCAACCCATGTTGGAGCCGATACAACTCTTTCCCAAATTGTTAAACTTGTGGAGGAGGCCCAGACCTCAAAG GCTCCTATCCAGCAATTTGCAGACAAACTTAGTGGCTACTTCGTTCCTTCTATTGTGGCTGTCTCTGTGGTTACCCTTTTTGCCTGGATTATAATTGGATTTGTGGACTTTGAAATagtagaaaaatactttctg GGTTACAATAAGAGCATTTCTACAGCCGAAGTGATAATCCGCTTTGCTTTCCAAGCCTCTATCACAGTCTTGTGCATTGCGTGCCCCTGTTCTCTGGGATTAGCCACCCCGACAGCTGTGATGGTTGGTACTGGAGTAGGAGCTCAGAACGGCATCCTGATCAAAGGAGGAGAGCCATTAGAGATGGCACATAAG GTAAAGGTGGTTGTATTTGACAAAACAGGTACTATTACTCATGGGACTCCAGAAGTGATGCAGGTGAAGTTTCTAGTGGAGAGTAACCAGCTACCACATAATAAAATGCTGGCGATCGTGGGGACTGCAGAGAGTAATAGCGAACATCCTCTTGGAGTAGCAAtaacaaaatactgcaaaaag GAACTGGAATCAGAAACCCTTGGGACGTGTACAGATTTTCAGGTAGTTCCAGGCTGCGGCATTAGTTGTAAAGTCACCAATATTGAAGCATTACTctacaggaaaaatgaaatggttgaagaaaacaatattaaaaatgtgacaCTTGTGAAAATTGAGGAAAATAGAGACGAATCAGTGCAGCCTGCTTTGATTATCGATGCTGAACTACCAA ctaCTCTGACTTCTCAAAAATACTCTGTTCTCATTGGGAACCGGGAATGGATGAATAGAAATGGCCTCCttgttaaaaatgaagttgATAAAGCCATGACAGAACATGAGCGGAGAGGTCGTACAGCAGTTCTAGCAGCTGTTGATG GAGTGCTTTGTGGCTTGATAGCTATTGCTGATACTGTGAAACCAGAAGCTGAGCTGGCAGTCTACACTTTGAAGGGTATGGGATTAGAAGTTGTCCTAATGACTGGTGacaacagcaaaacagcaaGATCTATTGCCTCTCAG GTTGGCATCACCAAAGTGTTCGCAGAGGTTCTTCCCTCCCACAAAGTAGCCAAAGTGAAACAGTTACAAGACGAAGGAAAACGGGTGGCTATGGTTGGAGATGGTATCAATGACTCCCCAGCTCTTGCTATGGCCAATGTGGGAATTGCTATTGGCACGGGTACTGATGTAGCCATTGAGGCAGCTGATGTGGTTCTAATTAGG GATGACTTGATGGATGTGGTAGCAAGTATAGATTTATCGAGGAAAACTGTGAAAAGGATCCGGATCAACTTTGTCTTTGCTCTAATTTATAATCTCATTGGAGTTCCCATAGCTGCTG gtGTCTTCCTGCccattggtttggttttgcagcCCTGGATGGGATCTGCAGCAATGGCTGCCTCCTCTGTTTCTGTtgtgctttcttctttgctgttaAAGAT gTACCAGAAACCAAGCGCTGAGAAACTCGAGTTTCGGGCTCGTGGCCAAATGAGGCACAAGAGCCCATCGCAAATCAGTGTCCACATTGGAATTGATGAGACTGGGACAGGCTCTCCTAAACTGAGCTTAATGGATCAAATCATCAATTACAGTAGAGCTTCTATAAATTCTCTCTTTTCAGACAAGCGTTCAGTGAACAGCATAGTTCTTAATGAACCAGATAAGCATTCACTTTTGGTTGGAGATTTTGGAGAAGATGATGACACAGCATTATGA
- the PGK1 gene encoding phosphoglycerate kinase 1: MSLSNKLTLDKVDVKGKRVVMRVDFNVPMKDHKITNNQRIKAAVPTIKHCLDHGAKSVVLMSHLGRPDGVPMPEKFSLAPVAVELKALMGREVLFLKDCVGPEVEKACANPAAGSIILLENLRFHVEEEGKGKDASGNKIKADSAKVEAFRASLSKLGDVYVNDAFGTAHRAHSSMVGVSLPQKAAGFLMKKELDYFAKALESPERPFLAILGGAKVQDKIQLINNMLDKVNEMIIGGGMAFTFLKVINNMEIGNSLFDEEGSKIVKDLMAKAEKNGVKITLPVDFITADKFDEHAQTGEATVASGIPAGWMGLDCGPESVKKFVEVVGRAKQIVWNGPVGVFEWDKFAKGTKALMDKVVEVTGKGTITIIGGGDTATCCAKWNTEDKVSHVSTGGGASLELLEGKVLPGVDALSNV; the protein is encoded by the exons ATGTCTCTCTCCAACAAGCTCACCCTCGACAAGGTGGACGTGAAGGGCAAGAGGGTCGTCATGAG ggttgACTTCAATGTTCCAATGAAGGATCACAAAATAACCAACAACCAAAG AATCAAGGCAGCTGTTCCTACCATCAAGCACTGCTTGGATCATGGAGCCAAGTCAGTGGTTTTGATGAGTCACCTGGGTCGCCCGGATGGTGTTCCCATGCCTGAAAAGTTCTCCTTGGCCCCAGTAGCTGTGGAGCTTAAAGCACTCATGGGCAG GGAGGTCTTGTTCCTGAAGGATTGTGTTGGTCCTGAGGTGGAGAAGGCGTGTGCTAATCCTGCAGCTGGCTCCATCATCCTGTTGGAGAACCTCCGATTCCATGtagaagaagaggggaaagggaaggatgCTTCAGGGAACAAG atCAAGGCTGATTCTGCAAAAGTGGAGGCTTTCAGAGCCTCTCTTTCTAAACTGGGAGATGTCTATGTCAATGATGCTTTTGGAACTGCCCACCGAGCTCACAG CTCCATGGTAGGTGTCAGTCTGCCTCAGAAGGCTGCTGGCTTCCTGATGAAGAAAGAACTGGATTATTTTGCTAAGGCCCTGGAGAGTCCGGAGAGACCCTTCTTAGCAATTCTTGGAGG aGCCAAAGTTCAGGATAAGATCCAGCTGATCAATAACATGTTGGATAAGGTCAATGAGATGATCATTGGTGGTGGAATGGCATTCACCTTCCTCAAAGTGATCAACAACATGGAG ATCGGCAACTCTCTGTTTGATGAAGAGGGATCAAAAATTGTTAAGGACCTGATGGCCAAAGCAGAGAAGAACGGTGTGAAGATTACTCTGCCTGTTGACTTCATCACTGCAGACAAATTTGATGAGCATGCGCAGACTGGGGAAGCCACAGTGGCATCAGGCATTCCTGCTGGCTGGATG GGCTTGGACTGCGGCCCTGAAAGTGTAAAGAAGTTTGTTGAAGTTGTGGGAAGGGCCAAGCAAATTGTGTGGAATGGTCCAGTTGGTGTTTTTGAGTGGGACAAGTTTGCCAAAGGAACCAAAGCCCTGATGGACAAAGTGGTGGAAGTAACTGGAAAGGGCACCATCACCATTATTG GTGGTGGAGATACAGCCACTTGCTGTGCAAAGTGGAACACTGAGGATAAAGTTAGCCATGTCAGCACCGGAGGTGGCGCCAGCCTGGAACTGCTAGAGG GTAAGGTTCTTCCTGGTGTGGATGCCTTGAGCAACGTGTAG